From the Sulfolobales archaeon genome, the window ACGAAGCTGAGAATTAATAGATAGAGATTGTGTGAGAAGGTGTTATAATATCTTTCATCGTAAGAAGTCCTGGAGATGCTCTAAGCATCTTGGGTATCGTGTTCACTATCATAGAAGCTGTAGCTATATCTCCATGAACTCCGGGACTGCTTCTCCATCTAATGCTAGGTTCTCCCTCTATATAGATCTCATCATAATCTTCACGACCTACGGATGCATATAGATCTAATTCTATGAAGATTTTATCATTCATAAATCCTCTACCCCATCCATGGATTCCTGCAACTCTCCCGGGTTGTATCTTGAAGTATTCTGTCTCCATATATCTTTCAGCAAGAATTGGTTCCTGACCTTCTTCAACCTTTGATATCCTTACACCGAGAAACTCTCCTAGGAGAAGTATTGACTCAGCATAGCCTACGTGAGCTGTGTACTCTCCTCTTCTCATACCTTCTCTGAACTCCTCCACAGATAGTGAAAGTCCATACTTCTTCTGGAACGAGTATCTTCTCTTCCCAGCATCAATAGATCTCACGATAGAAATCTTCTTAACCTCAGCATGAACCGAGGATAGGACTGCTGGGAGAGTATCAAATATGAAGCCCGGGTTAACACCCGTGCCCAAGACTCTGAGCCCTCTACTTCTAGCCATGCTATCGATAAGCTTTGATAGCTCAGGATACCTGTACCATGGGTATGCAAGGGTTTCTGCTGTTGATATAACGTTAGATCCTGCATCAAGAGATCTGACTATCTGAGGATAGATTCTATCTAGATAGGTTCCTGTAGACTGGATCACAACATCAGCTTTAGCTCTTCTAAGAAATTCGAGAGCTTCAGAATCGCTAACCACAGAAGCCCCGATCCTTCCCACACCAGAGACCTCGCCAACGTCTCTCCCGATCTTATTAGGATCCACTTCCACACCTCCCACGATCTCGTAGAAGTTCTTTCTAAGAAGATACCTCACTATCAAACTACCTACCGGGCCTAACCCGTAGACTACTACACGGATTCTATCGATTTAAATCACCAAGCTATATTAGATAGGCATATTTATATATGCATGATTATGATCTCTACTCGTAAAACTAGTAGAATCCTTAAAAACGCTGTTGCCAACTATTGTATGAGTAGGTTGTAAACTTTGTTCAGAGAAAAACTCTCTTCATCTGTTTACGCGACCTCTTTCGAGGAAGTCTATCTAGCTCCTGGAATGGCTTCTCTAGAGCCTTCTGAGATTGATCTCAGTACTTTCTTCAGTAGAAACACTAGGATACTCATACCAATATCATCATCACCTATGGATACGGTCACCGAAGAGGAGATGGCTATAGCACTAGCTCTTCTAGGAGGTATCGGTGTTGTTCATAGAAATATTCCTGTGGAGAGACAGGTTGAGATTGTTAGAAGAGTTAAAAGTGCTCCTCTTATAAGAACCAGATCCTTATTCATATCGAGTATGGATACATGCTATAGAGCTCTAGAGATCATGAGATCAATGTTTCTCAGAGATATACCCGTCGTAGATGATGGAAGAGTTGTAGGTCATATTCGATACTCTGATGCTATCGAGAGCTGCAGAGGTTTTGAAACTCTGGTTGGAAAACTTATGAAGCCTCCGAAATCTATTGAGATCACGAGGCTTAATGATGCTAGAAGAGATCTTATTAGAGGAGAGAGTGATACTATAGCAGTAATCTCGAGAGAAGGCTTCTACCTGGGAACTCTAGTCTTTCAAGATCTCTTCGAAGATTACACACCTGCTATCGGAAGAGATGGAGGTCTTGTCGTAGGAGCTGCTATATCTCCATTTGATTTCAACAGAGTTAAAGCTTTAGATCCTATAACTGATGTTCTAGTATCTGATGTTGCTCACGCTCACAATATTAATGTTCTAAAGCATCTTAGCAAAATCTCTAGAGAAACCTCATCAGATCTTGTTGTAGGAAATATAGCGAGTTATCAAGCTGTTAGAGATGCTGTAGAATATATCGAGAGAATCGATGGATTTAGAGTAGGGTTAGGAGGAGGATCTATATGCATAACACCTGAGGTTTCAGGAGCTTACATGCCTACGTTATATGCTGTAGCTAGTGTTAGAGATGCTGTAGAGGATATGAACCTTAGAATTCCCGTGATAGCTGATGGAGGGATCAGAT encodes:
- a CDS encoding IMP dehydrogenase; the protein is MFREKLSSSVYATSFEEVYLAPGMASLEPSEIDLSTFFSRNTRILIPISSSPMDTVTEEEMAIALALLGGIGVVHRNIPVERQVEIVRRVKSAPLIRTRSLFISSMDTCYRALEIMRSMFLRDIPVVDDGRVVGHIRYSDAIESCRGFETLVGKLMKPPKSIEITRLNDARRDLIRGESDTIAVISREGFYLGTLVFQDLFEDYTPAIGRDGGLVVGAAISPFDFNRVKALDPITDVLVSDVAHAHNINVLKHLSKISRETSSDLVVGNIASYQAVRDAVEYIERIDGFRVGLGGGSICITPEVSGAYMPTLYAVASVRDAVEDMNLRIPVIADGGIRSSADIVRALAAGASSVMLGSLLAGTDEASAPLISLEGELYKPYRGMASKSAMERRFAVDRYARVSKRVAEGIEVVIPYKGSVYKIVRDLVEGVRAGLGYAGASSIRDLWEKAVFIRTRSRDPRGSSKQV